ACTTTGCATGCGCGGATATGGACATGGACTTTACCCGGGTGCAGATCGAGCATTTTCAGAAGCTGCTCAGCGCTTTGGGGCGGGAAGGCCGCCAGATCCGTCATGTGCATTCCGCCAATTCCGCGGCCACCTTGCGCTGGCCGTGGACTCACTTCAATATGGTCAGACCCGGTTTGGCCCTGTACGGGCTGCGGCCGGGCCCCCTTCCCGAGGCCGCACGCTATGTCTCCCGCCTCAAACCCGCCCTGAGTTTCAAGACCCGTATCTCCGGAACCAAGTTCATGAAGCGCGGGGAATCGATCAGTTACGGGCGCACCCAGGTGCTCCGCCGGGATTCCTGGGTGGGGATTTTGCCGGTGGGCTATGCAGATGGCTATCCCTTTGCCGCGGCCGGCCGGGCCCAAGTCCTCATTGGGGGCAGGCGTGTGCCTGTGCTGGGCCGGATCACTATGGACTTGATGGCCGTGGACCTGGGTTCACAGCCTTTGGCAGGCCCGGGTGAGGAAGTGGTACTCCTGGGACGGCAGGGTTTTGAGCGTTTGGGCGCCGAAGAGTTTGCCACTTGGGCCCACACCATCCCTTATGAAATCGTGTGCGGGTGGAGCCATCGCTTGCCCCGGCATTTTGTGGGGGCAGAGGAAGCCTCCGGGCACGCGTTGACGGCTCAAAGCAGCGTGCTATAATATCCGGTGCTCGTGGCCGCGGGCAATAATTGTAACTCATGGCAACACTAGGAGTAAGGGGATGAAAAAAACCGGCGCGGACATTTTGGTGCAGTGCCTCCTGAACGAAGGCGTGGAGATTGTCTTTGGCTGCCCGGGCGGCGCGAATCTGCCGATTTACGATGCCATGTACAGGGCCGGGGTCCGCCACATTTTGGTGCGCCATGAGCAAGGCGGCGCGCACATGGCCGACGGGTATGCGCGGGCCACAGGCAAGGTGGGTTGTTGTATGGCGACTTCCGGGCCCGGGGCCACGAACCTGGTCACCGGCTTGGGCACGGCCAATATGGATTCCGTGCCTGTGGTGGCTATCACCGGGCAGGTCAAGAGCTGGCTCATCGGAAACGATGCCTTTCAAGAGGCCGATGTCGTGGGCATTACGCGGCCGGTCACCAAGCACAATTACCTGGTTAAGAATGTGGATGAACTGGCTCAAACCATTAAGGATGCCTTCCACATTGCGCGCACAGGCCGGCCTGGGGCGGTGCTTGTGGATATCCCTTCGGATGTGCAGTTGGCGGAGACCGAATTCATCCAGCCCCGGGAGGTTTCCCTGCCGGGATACAAGCCCCGTGTCGAGGGGCACCCGGGCCAGATCCAGCGGGCCATTGACGCCTTGAATGCCGCGGAGCGCCCGGTGCTTTATGTGGGTGGCGGGGCGATCAGCTCCGGAGCCTGTCCGGAATTGTTGGAATTGGCTGAGAAGGGACGCATCCCCGTGACTTGCACCACCATGGGCTTGGGGGCCTTTCCCGGAGGCCATGAATTGTCTTTGGGCATGTTGGGCATGCACGGTTCGCAGTATGCCAACAATGCGGTCCAGGACTCGGATTTATTGATTGCGGTTGGCGCGCGTTTTGATGACCGCGTGACCGGGCAGCCCGAGACCTTTGCTCCGCAGGCCAAGAAGATCCACATTGATATCGACCCGGCGGCGATCAGCAAGACTGTGCCGGTGGACATTCCGATTGTCGGGGATGTGCGCGATGTGCTCGTTCAGTTCAACCGGCAAATCAACCGGGAAGAGCCCACCGAGTGGCTGAATCAAATCGAGAAGTGGCGCAGGCAACACCCGCTCAAATGGAAGTCCGAAGACGGGAAGCTGCTTCCCCAGTACGTGATCCACCGC
The nucleotide sequence above comes from Candidatus Omnitrophota bacterium. Encoded proteins:
- the ilvB gene encoding biosynthetic-type acetolactate synthase large subunit — encoded protein: MKKTGADILVQCLLNEGVEIVFGCPGGANLPIYDAMYRAGVRHILVRHEQGGAHMADGYARATGKVGCCMATSGPGATNLVTGLGTANMDSVPVVAITGQVKSWLIGNDAFQEADVVGITRPVTKHNYLVKNVDELAQTIKDAFHIARTGRPGAVLVDIPSDVQLAETEFIQPREVSLPGYKPRVEGHPGQIQRAIDALNAAERPVLYVGGGAISSGACPELLELAEKGRIPVTCTTMGLGAFPGGHELSLGMLGMHGSQYANNAVQDSDLLIAVGARFDDRVTGQPETFAPQAKKIHIDIDPAAISKTVPVDIPIVGDVRDVLVQFNRQINREEPTEWLNQIEKWRRQHPLKWKSEDGKLLPQYVIHRISEMTQGNAIVASDVGQHQMWVGQYYRFNRPRHFLQSGGLGTMGFGLPAAIGAAFAGLPDPVVCISGDGSIQMCIQEFATAVYHRLPVKLFIINNGHLGMVRQWQELFYGNRIMASDMTGNPDFARVAEAYGAVGLHVEHAEEVDAAIDKALSTKDNLVVVDFIVEPYENVWPMVKPGTAINDMMGTISEMA
- the alr gene encoding alanine racemase; the protein is MSGPIMRGRPTWIEVDLAAVRSNLGVLRDVAGPGVSILGVVKSNAYGHGLVEVARTLSGQGIEFLGVSNLDEALVLRESGIQTPILVLGPIEEGALPEIIGKRICPTVVTPGRVKELQALAAKYGEEICVHVKVDTGMGRLGVRLESAQDLIRQVSEARGLRCEGIYTHFACADMDMDFTRVQIEHFQKLLSALGREGRQIRHVHSANSAATLRWPWTHFNMVRPGLALYGLRPGPLPEAARYVSRLKPALSFKTRISGTKFMKRGESISYGRTQVLRRDSWVGILPVGYADGYPFAAAGRAQVLIGGRRVPVLGRITMDLMAVDLGSQPLAGPGEEVVLLGRQGFERLGAEEFATWAHTIPYEIVCGWSHRLPRHFVGAEEASGHALTAQSSVL